A part of Saliniradius amylolyticus genomic DNA contains:
- a CDS encoding major capsid protein P2: MKTSLLAASMIQLAGPTGVGYGEEAIIKLQGGLVYQILELETNLVKKATLKKVTVDIGGTPVAYYSGKDLELNDKLFNLHETTGRFCIDLSKFRYRTLEGIHVSGLKTSQYDDITLKVEFGAKDAADPADLTLKGKAYVSPNPQGAKQGGGRIMIPQAYEVTQYTPAAGDYDWSFPNGSPNLNVQHMIIDESEVSISKVIVKRGATTIREMHRSDIDHGLQRYAGVTPQPGKLLLDFTQFGFGKGDSVETANLNFTFTVDAKGALKTRIEGFKRVA; the protein is encoded by the coding sequence GTGAAGACTTCATTACTAGCGGCATCCATGATCCAACTGGCGGGGCCAACTGGCGTAGGGTATGGCGAGGAAGCTATCATCAAGCTGCAAGGCGGCCTGGTTTATCAAATCCTGGAACTGGAAACCAATCTGGTTAAGAAAGCCACCTTGAAAAAGGTGACTGTAGACATTGGTGGAACGCCAGTGGCTTATTATTCGGGTAAAGACCTGGAACTGAACGATAAGCTGTTTAACCTGCACGAAACCACAGGTCGTTTCTGCATCGACCTGTCCAAGTTCCGTTATCGGACGCTGGAAGGGATTCACGTATCAGGGCTGAAAACCTCACAGTATGATGACATCACCCTTAAAGTGGAATTTGGCGCTAAGGATGCAGCCGACCCCGCAGATTTGACCCTCAAGGGTAAAGCCTATGTATCGCCCAACCCTCAAGGTGCGAAACAAGGCGGTGGACGCATCATGATCCCCCAGGCGTATGAGGTGACTCAGTACACCCCGGCAGCCGGTGATTATGATTGGAGCTTCCCCAACGGCTCGCCCAATCTAAATGTTCAGCACATGATCATCGACGAATCCGAAGTATCCATTTCAAAGGTGATCGTTAAGCGTGGAGCCACGACCATTCGCGAGATGCACCGAAGCGACATTGATCATGGTTTACAGCGCTATGCAGGGGTGACACCTCAACCGGGTAAGCTGCTTCTGGACTTTACTCAGTTCGGCTTTGGTAAGGGTGATTCCGTGGAAACGGCCAACCTCAACTTTACCTTTACGGTGGATGCTAAGGGCGCACTGAAAACCCGTATTGAGGGCTTTAAGCGCGTAGCATAA
- the ccoP gene encoding cytochrome-c oxidase, cbb3-type subunit III — MSSFWSIWISVITLGTILGCFLILRWCLKNKTGVKEGDDMHHEFDGIVEINNPLPRWWTIMFYATIVWGLIYLALYPGLGNFAGLLGWQSSIQDARSVEEVQQKRQAAMEEGGLLQYAREMEQAEERFGPIFEAYAKRDVKDLATDPEALKVGQRLFIQNCSQCHGSDARGMRGFPNLTDDDWLYGGSPSAIKTTLLQGRQGQMPAWKDAFGEQGVKEVVAYTLSLSGRKVDPKLAEAGESRFAACAACHGQDGKGKYAFGAPNLTDNTWLYGGSEKAVTETLMYGRNGVMPAWKDILGEDKVHVLTAYVYSLSQDTSEQAQQ; from the coding sequence ATGAGTAGCTTTTGGAGCATCTGGATCTCAGTGATCACACTGGGCACCATCTTAGGCTGTTTTTTAATCTTACGTTGGTGTCTGAAAAATAAAACTGGCGTTAAGGAAGGCGACGATATGCATCATGAATTTGATGGTATCGTTGAGATTAATAATCCCCTGCCCCGGTGGTGGACCATCATGTTCTACGCCACCATCGTATGGGGACTGATTTACCTGGCACTTTACCCTGGTCTGGGTAACTTTGCCGGTCTGCTTGGTTGGCAGAGCTCGATTCAGGATGCTCGCAGCGTCGAGGAGGTTCAGCAGAAGCGCCAGGCAGCCATGGAAGAAGGTGGTTTGCTGCAATACGCCCGTGAGATGGAGCAGGCTGAAGAACGCTTTGGCCCGATCTTCGAAGCCTATGCCAAACGGGACGTAAAAGATCTGGCTACTGACCCTGAGGCATTAAAGGTCGGTCAACGCCTGTTTATTCAAAACTGCTCCCAGTGCCATGGTTCGGATGCCCGCGGAATGAGAGGCTTTCCCAACCTGACCGATGATGATTGGCTCTATGGTGGCAGCCCCAGCGCGATTAAGACGACCCTGCTGCAAGGCCGTCAAGGTCAGATGCCAGCATGGAAAGACGCATTCGGTGAGCAAGGGGTAAAAGAAGTAGTGGCCTATACCTTGAGTCTGAGTGGCCGTAAGGTGGATCCCAAGTTAGCTGAAGCCGGTGAATCCCGCTTCGCAGCCTGTGCGGCCTGCCATGGCCAGGATGGCAAAGGCAAGTATGCATTTGGTGCGCCTAATTTGACCGACAACACCTGGTTGTATGGCGGCAGCGAAAAAGCCGTTACCGAAACGTTGATGTACGGCCGCAATGGCGTCATGCCTGCCTGGAAAGATATTCTGGGTGAAGACAAGGTTCATGTGCTGACAGCCTATGTATACAGCCTGTCACAGGATACGTCTGAACAAGCGCAACAATAA
- a CDS encoding cbb3-type cytochrome oxidase subunit 3, whose amino-acid sequence MDSVTINIIWTVAVFVLFIAIVVWAYSKKSKKGFDEAANLVFDDENKPSKREAQQEKRESSSNE is encoded by the coding sequence ATGGATTCGGTAACCATCAACATTATTTGGACGGTTGCCGTCTTTGTACTATTTATCGCAATCGTGGTGTGGGCGTACAGCAAGAAATCCAAAAAGGGTTTTGACGAGGCGGCAAACCTAGTGTTTGACGACGAGAACAAGCCGTCCAAGCGCGAAGCACAACAAGAAAAGCGGGAGTCATCGAGCAATGAGTAG
- a CDS encoding helix-turn-helix domain-containing protein, with translation MSNRFPQSLYRQHLADWIRKQRKAQGIGQGELAEKMGVTQATLSRIESADAALTFDNVEPIIKALGGGEICIRIGNSEMTVGVTPCQKVK, from the coding sequence ATGAGCAACAGATTTCCTCAATCCCTTTACCGACAGCACCTTGCCGACTGGATACGAAAGCAACGAAAAGCCCAGGGCATAGGGCAGGGAGAATTGGCAGAAAAAATGGGCGTAACACAGGCCACCTTATCCCGCATTGAGTCCGCAGACGCGGCGCTAACCTTCGATAATGTAGAGCCAATCATCAAGGCCCTGGGCGGCGGTGAAATCTGCATCCGGATAGGTAATTCGGAAATGACAGTAGGAGTAACACCATGTCAGAAAGTGAAATAG
- a CDS encoding CPXCG motif-containing cysteine-rich protein, whose translation MSLSDAQSFECPYCMAINDLEVDPINDVDQSQVVDCQVCCQPIVIRVTDDGHEYYVDARAENE comes from the coding sequence ATGAGTTTATCCGACGCCCAATCCTTTGAATGTCCGTATTGCATGGCAATCAATGATCTTGAGGTTGACCCCATCAATGATGTGGATCAATCGCAGGTTGTCGATTGCCAAGTATGCTGCCAACCTATTGTTATCAGAGTTACCGATGATGGACACGAGTATTACGTTGATGCCAGGGCTGAAAATGAATGA
- a CDS encoding FixH family protein, producing the protein MSDSRPWYKQFWPWFLIAIPVLSIILSSHMLYLAVTTKDSLVVDDYYKEGKAINRQLAAVRRAQKLGISTELSVSETVLSLEFISGQPESGTALELFFQHPTLENKDFRVLLTRDAGGIYRAELPHQLEGKWKLNLHPLNGQWKIQQPLSFNGQQQTQRLLP; encoded by the coding sequence ATGTCTGACTCTCGCCCTTGGTATAAACAATTCTGGCCCTGGTTTTTGATCGCCATCCCAGTGCTGTCCATCATTCTTAGTAGCCATATGCTGTATCTGGCTGTCACCACCAAAGACAGTCTGGTGGTAGACGATTATTATAAAGAAGGTAAGGCCATTAACCGCCAGTTGGCAGCGGTACGCCGGGCACAAAAACTGGGCATATCAACCGAGTTAAGTGTCTCTGAAACCGTCCTTAGTTTGGAGTTTATCAGTGGCCAACCTGAGAGCGGAACGGCGCTGGAACTCTTTTTCCAACACCCGACACTGGAGAACAAGGATTTCCGCGTTTTGTTAACCCGTGATGCTGGCGGCATCTATCGTGCCGAGCTGCCTCATCAACTTGAAGGTAAGTGGAAGCTGAACTTGCACCCTTTAAACGGACAATGGAAAATCCAGCAGCCACTAAGCTTTAACGGTCAGCAGCAGACACAGCGTTTGCTCCCTTAG
- a CDS encoding DUF3653 domain-containing protein — protein MSKTNRKKVKKNSWFFSQCWQAGLIHGGLSESDLVQRLVDFFGVSARTVRGWLNAEHDPHPCALKLLRQRICGVPPSESWSGWSFSGDALVSPYGTTITPEIDNKLRYFQNEIRRLRIENQAASNELKRLRKSYDPEFVSRVRQAAELLSDVDGLPV, from the coding sequence ATGAGTAAAACTAACCGAAAAAAAGTTAAAAAAAATTCATGGTTCTTTTCCCAATGTTGGCAAGCTGGCCTGATCCACGGTGGTTTATCTGAATCGGATCTGGTTCAGCGGTTGGTTGATTTCTTCGGTGTGAGCGCCCGGACGGTTCGCGGCTGGCTCAATGCTGAGCATGATCCGCACCCTTGCGCCTTAAAGCTGCTAAGGCAGCGTATTTGTGGGGTTCCGCCGTCTGAGTCTTGGTCTGGCTGGTCGTTCTCTGGTGATGCGTTGGTCAGCCCTTATGGAACGACGATTACGCCAGAGATTGATAATAAGCTGCGGTATTTTCAAAACGAGATCCGGCGTTTGCGCATCGAGAACCAGGCGGCCAGCAATGAGCTTAAACGCCTTAGAAAAAGTTATGACCCCGAGTTTGTATCCCGAGTGCGTCAGGCTGCGGAGTTACTCAGCGATGTTGACGGGTTGCCGGTATGA
- a CDS encoding high-potential iron-sulfur protein, translating to MKALSRRDFLKVTGSALIGVTTGGVSLQALAKEQLPLDNPSAKALKYTHQSDKEGQTCANCMHIQGDAGNEWRPCALFPNHLVNNNGWCAGWVKQP from the coding sequence ATGAAAGCACTATCGCGGCGAGATTTTTTAAAAGTGACAGGTTCTGCGCTTATTGGAGTAACAACCGGCGGTGTTTCTTTGCAAGCCTTGGCCAAAGAACAATTGCCACTGGACAACCCCAGCGCTAAGGCCTTGAAATACACTCATCAGTCTGACAAAGAAGGGCAGACGTGCGCCAACTGCATGCACATTCAGGGCGACGCCGGTAATGAGTGGCGGCCATGTGCGTTATTCCCAAATCATTTAGTGAACAACAATGGCTGGTGCGCAGGCTGGGTCAAACAGCCTTAA
- a CDS encoding cation:proton antiporter has protein sequence MDYVFIIFAFICGLGVRLLKLPPLIGFLAAGFVLHFLGFEANQSLHALADLGITLLLFTIGLKLNVRGLLKREVWLGSTTHMVLWTSIAVGLVSLAAAIGLPYLDSVSLQEAALLGFALSFSSTVCIVKILEEAAEMQTRHGRLAVGILIMQDIAAVVFLVLATGKVPSIYALGLLALIPLRPLLTRLLQMSGHGELLPLTGFFLALGGYELFELVGVKGDLGALIVGVLLSGHTKSAELNKALMNFKDLFLIGFFLTIGFTAIPNLPMLLMALGLTLVLPIKFWLFFFLFTGLRLRGRTAYLCGMALANFSEFGLIVVALSVDMGWLAKEWLVILALAVSLSFILTSVSYQFAHSGYSRWHKLLNFFERRRRLPEDVYQQPKGARVLVLGMGRVGKGAFMALRNVLGDQVWGLDADSERVARQKKAGLQVMLADGEDADLWENLDLSEVEMLLIALPSVDDIKHVQDQLKSIGYSGKSAAIARYEDERRELLDYGIEHVFNFYTEAGSGFAEESLNLIEKRPIAAL, from the coding sequence ATGGATTACGTTTTTATTATCTTTGCCTTTATATGCGGCCTCGGCGTGCGTTTGCTTAAGCTTCCGCCATTGATTGGTTTTTTGGCTGCAGGCTTTGTACTTCATTTTCTCGGCTTTGAGGCCAATCAGAGCCTGCACGCTCTGGCCGATCTGGGCATCACCCTGTTGCTGTTTACCATTGGCTTAAAACTTAATGTCAGAGGCTTGCTGAAGCGGGAAGTCTGGCTGGGCTCGACCACCCATATGGTACTGTGGACCAGCATTGCTGTTGGCCTGGTCAGTCTGGCAGCGGCGATCGGTCTACCTTACCTGGATAGCGTAAGCTTGCAGGAAGCTGCCCTACTGGGCTTTGCGCTGAGTTTTTCCAGTACCGTGTGTATTGTTAAAATCCTGGAAGAAGCGGCAGAAATGCAGACTCGGCATGGCCGGCTGGCGGTAGGCATCCTGATTATGCAGGATATCGCCGCAGTAGTATTCCTGGTATTGGCCACCGGCAAGGTGCCTTCCATCTATGCGTTGGGCCTGCTGGCATTAATCCCCCTGCGCCCGTTGCTGACCCGATTGCTACAGATGTCCGGCCATGGTGAACTTCTGCCTCTTACTGGCTTTTTCCTGGCGCTGGGCGGTTATGAGCTGTTTGAGTTGGTTGGCGTAAAAGGCGATCTTGGTGCCTTGATCGTCGGCGTATTGCTCTCCGGGCATACCAAGTCGGCAGAATTGAATAAGGCGCTGATGAACTTTAAGGATCTTTTCCTTATCGGCTTCTTCCTGACCATCGGATTTACCGCCATTCCTAATCTTCCCATGCTACTGATGGCGCTTGGTCTTACTCTGGTACTACCAATAAAATTCTGGCTGTTTTTCTTCTTGTTTACCGGTCTGCGACTAAGGGGACGTACCGCCTACCTATGTGGCATGGCACTGGCAAATTTCAGTGAATTCGGGTTAATCGTGGTCGCACTGAGTGTGGATATGGGGTGGCTGGCCAAAGAATGGCTGGTCATTTTGGCACTGGCTGTGTCGCTGTCGTTTATATTGACCAGTGTAAGCTACCAGTTTGCTCACAGCGGGTACAGCCGCTGGCACAAGCTGTTGAATTTCTTCGAGCGTCGCCGCCGACTGCCCGAAGACGTTTATCAGCAGCCAAAAGGTGCGCGCGTCTTGGTACTGGGTATGGGACGCGTAGGTAAAGGGGCCTTTATGGCGCTTAGAAACGTATTGGGTGATCAAGTCTGGGGGCTGGATGCCGACTCTGAACGGGTAGCACGGCAGAAAAAGGCCGGATTACAGGTAATGCTGGCCGATGGTGAGGATGCCGATCTCTGGGAAAACCTCGACCTCAGCGAAGTAGAAATGCTCCTGATCGCCCTACCGTCGGTAGATGACATCAAACACGTTCAGGATCAACTTAAGTCCATTGGTTATTCTGGAAAATCTGCCGCTATTGCCCGTTATGAAGATGAACGCAGAGAGTTATTAGACTACGGTATTGAGCACGTATTTAACTTCTATACCGAGGCCGGTTCAGGCTTTGCCGAAGAGAGCCTGAACCTGATTGAGAAGCGGCCTATCGCTGCGTTGTAA
- the ccoO gene encoding cytochrome-c oxidase, cbb3-type subunit II yields the protein MKNVHELVEKNTGLLAIMVLVVISFGALVEIVPLMYQKQTTEPVKGLEPYTALQLEGRDIYIREGCVGCHSQMIRPFRAETERYGHYSVAGESVWERPFLWGSKRTGPDLARVGGRYSDEWHRVHLINPRAVVPESNMPGFPWLAENTLDGELTAKKMKVFRDFGVPYTDEQIAGAKDAVKGKTEMQALIAYLQSLGTALK from the coding sequence ATGAAGAACGTACACGAGTTAGTTGAAAAGAATACCGGCCTGTTGGCCATCATGGTACTGGTGGTAATTAGCTTTGGTGCCTTAGTGGAAATCGTGCCGCTGATGTACCAGAAGCAAACCACTGAGCCGGTAAAAGGTTTAGAACCATACACAGCCTTGCAGTTGGAAGGACGCGATATTTATATCCGTGAAGGCTGCGTAGGTTGTCACAGTCAGATGATTCGCCCCTTCCGTGCCGAAACCGAGCGCTATGGTCATTATTCGGTTGCTGGCGAGTCTGTTTGGGAACGTCCTTTCCTGTGGGGCTCCAAGCGCACTGGCCCTGACTTGGCCCGCGTGGGAGGTCGTTACAGTGACGAATGGCACCGTGTTCACCTGATCAACCCAAGAGCCGTGGTACCAGAGTCGAATATGCCTGGCTTCCCCTGGTTGGCAGAAAACACTCTGGACGGAGAACTGACGGCTAAGAAGATGAAAGTCTTCCGTGACTTCGGCGTGCCCTACACCGATGAGCAAATTGCCGGAGCCAAAGACGCCGTAAAAGGCAAGACTGAGATGCAGGCGCTGATCGCTTATCTGCAGTCACTTGGAACGGCGCTGAAATAA
- a CDS encoding S1 family peptidase has product MFKKQLIALALASCACSSAMAITWGAPDNGEHPNVGTLLFVQNGVGFFSCTGTMIAPRVMLTAAHCVSEAGNTNDITYVRFEEEALSGIGDYASLQDWFNNEWMSTTAVIAHPDWTDYGEFPMTYDIGVVILDQPYYPSNGFGQLPPEGFLENLKGQDRRFFESVGYGRQGTLPPTEMSDYERYKGDVRLLEVNSYLSGQGEASAKFSNNPGVGGGTCYGDSGGPTFYKETNLVVSVTSFGWAKNGNCVGNDFNYRTDTTDAISFINDVLVQYGN; this is encoded by the coding sequence ATGTTTAAAAAACAGCTTATTGCACTTGCTTTAGCTTCTTGTGCTTGCAGTTCGGCCATGGCTATCACCTGGGGTGCGCCGGATAACGGTGAGCATCCTAATGTTGGTACCCTGCTGTTTGTGCAAAATGGCGTTGGGTTCTTCAGTTGTACCGGCACCATGATCGCACCGAGAGTTATGCTTACTGCCGCTCACTGTGTATCCGAAGCCGGTAATACCAACGATATTACTTATGTGCGTTTCGAAGAAGAGGCGCTTTCTGGTATAGGTGATTACGCTAGTTTGCAGGACTGGTTCAATAATGAATGGATGTCAACGACTGCGGTTATCGCTCACCCCGATTGGACTGACTATGGCGAGTTCCCTATGACCTATGATATTGGCGTGGTGATACTCGACCAACCTTATTACCCATCTAACGGTTTTGGACAACTGCCCCCAGAAGGATTTCTCGAGAACCTAAAAGGTCAGGATCGCCGCTTCTTTGAGTCTGTAGGGTATGGACGTCAAGGCACCCTACCACCAACTGAAATGAGCGACTATGAACGCTATAAAGGTGACGTAAGGCTCTTGGAGGTCAATAGCTATCTAAGTGGGCAAGGCGAAGCCAGTGCTAAATTCTCCAACAACCCTGGCGTCGGAGGTGGAACCTGTTACGGAGACAGTGGCGGCCCGACCTTCTATAAAGAGACCAACCTGGTCGTTTCCGTTACGTCTTTCGGTTGGGCAAAAAACGGGAACTGTGTCGGTAATGACTTTAATTACCGGACTGACACCACTGACGCCATTAGTTTTATTAATGATGTTTTAGTCCAGTACGGCAATTAG
- the ccoN gene encoding cytochrome-c oxidase, cbb3-type subunit I — protein sequence MSETSQAHTDYNYKVVRQFAVMTVIWGIVGMSVGVLLAAQLIWPELNFNTPWLTYSRLRPLHTNAVIFAFGGSALFATSYYVVQRTSQVRLFSDKLAAFTFWGWQAVIVAAAITLPLGLTSSKEYAELEWPIDILITLVWVAYAIVFFGTMIIRKVSHIYVANWFFGAFILTVAVLHIANSMAVPVSFFKSYSVYAGAVDAMVQWWYGHNAVGFFLTAGFLGMMYYFVPKQAGRPVYSYRLSVVHFWALIALYIWAGPHHLHYTALPDWTQSLGMVMSVILFVPSWGGMINGIMTLSGAWHKLRTDPVLRFLIVSLSFYGMSTFEGPMMAIKTVNALSHYTDWTIGHVHSGALGWVAMVSIGSIYHLIPVLFGQPRMYSTHLVNVHFWLATIGVVLYIVAMWISGVMQGLMWRAVNSDGTLTYSFIESIDASKPFYIVRFLGGCFIVAGMLLMAYNCYRTIRAPKDSLQAEAQPA from the coding sequence ATGAGTGAAACCAGTCAAGCACATACTGACTACAACTATAAGGTGGTGCGACAATTCGCCGTGATGACGGTGATATGGGGGATTGTCGGCATGAGTGTAGGCGTTCTGCTTGCGGCTCAGTTAATCTGGCCCGAGCTTAACTTCAACACCCCCTGGCTAACCTATTCCCGTCTCAGACCTCTTCACACCAACGCGGTAATCTTTGCCTTTGGCGGCAGCGCTTTGTTTGCTACCTCCTATTATGTGGTGCAAAGGACCTCTCAGGTGCGTCTGTTCAGCGACAAGCTCGCAGCCTTTACCTTCTGGGGTTGGCAAGCGGTGATTGTGGCGGCAGCCATTACCCTGCCGTTGGGACTGACCTCATCTAAAGAGTACGCTGAGCTGGAATGGCCCATCGATATTCTGATCACCCTTGTCTGGGTTGCCTATGCCATTGTGTTTTTCGGCACCATGATCATTCGTAAAGTCAGTCATATATATGTTGCGAACTGGTTCTTCGGCGCCTTTATCCTGACTGTAGCGGTGCTGCACATCGCCAACAGCATGGCGGTGCCGGTATCCTTCTTTAAATCCTATTCGGTGTACGCCGGTGCCGTCGATGCCATGGTGCAGTGGTGGTATGGTCACAACGCCGTGGGCTTTTTCCTGACGGCGGGCTTTTTGGGCATGATGTACTACTTTGTGCCTAAGCAGGCCGGTCGTCCCGTGTACTCTTATCGCCTTTCTGTAGTGCACTTCTGGGCACTGATCGCCTTGTATATCTGGGCCGGTCCTCACCACCTGCACTATACTGCTCTACCTGACTGGACTCAGTCACTGGGAATGGTGATGTCGGTCATCCTGTTCGTACCGTCATGGGGTGGCATGATCAATGGTATTATGACCCTGTCCGGTGCCTGGCATAAACTGCGTACCGATCCTGTATTACGCTTTTTGATTGTATCCTTGTCCTTCTATGGTATGTCGACCTTTGAAGGTCCGATGATGGCGATCAAGACCGTGAATGCCCTCTCCCACTACACCGACTGGACCATTGGTCACGTGCACTCCGGTGCCCTAGGCTGGGTTGCTATGGTGTCGATTGGCTCTATTTATCACCTGATTCCGGTGTTATTCGGTCAGCCGCGTATGTACTCGACTCATTTAGTCAATGTGCACTTCTGGCTGGCAACCATCGGCGTGGTGCTGTACATCGTAGCTATGTGGATCTCCGGGGTAATGCAAGGTCTGATGTGGCGCGCGGTTAACTCCGACGGCACCCTGACCTACAGCTTTATCGAAAGCATTGATGCCTCCAAACCGTTCTATATTGTCCGCTTCCTGGGCGGCTGCTTTATCGTCGCCGGTATGTTGCTGATGGCTTATAACTGCTATCGCACTATTCGCGCGCCCAAAGACAGCCTGCAGGCCGAAGCTCAGCCAGCATAA